In the genome of Raphanus sativus cultivar WK10039 chromosome 4, ASM80110v3, whole genome shotgun sequence, one region contains:
- the LOC108855489 gene encoding probable LRR receptor-like serine/threonine-protein kinase At4g37250, whose amino-acid sequence MNPGNWKCKNALIIVFIKLCIFCRESRKRGLVSCVSCYSLSHVLSSSLSLSFYLLSLSLSSDAVSSSEAMKTELVSPIFFFFLSFSCLLLVSSGLNSDGVLLMSFKYSVLLDPLSLLQSWSYDHDNPCSWRGVLCNNDFRVITLSLPNSKLVGSIPSDLGFLQNLQSLDLSNNSLNGSLPAEFFAAGELRFLDLSNNLFSGEIPATVGDMHSLQTLNLSDNILAGKLPANLASLGSLTEVSLKNNYFSGELPGGWRSVQFLDISSNLINGSLPPDFSGDSLRYLNVSYNQISGEIPPDVGDGFPRNATVDFSFNNLTGSIPDSPVFFNQKSISFSGNPGLCGAPTRNPCTIPSSPAAVTPSSTPALAAIPKTIGSNPESDSVGPEKNKSDNRTGLRPGVIIGIIVGDIAGIGILALVFFYVYRYKKNNNMQKNTQSLEANEVKDTTSLSPSSSTTTSSSSPEQSNRFAKWSCLRKNQETEEEEDEEEEEEEHQGTGESKKGTLVTIDGGEKELEVETLLKASAYILGATGSSIMYKTVLEDGTVLAVRRLGENGMSQQRRFKDFEAHIRAIGKLVHPNLVRLRGFYWGTDEKLVIYDFVPNGSLVNARYRKGGSSPCHLPWETRLKIAKGLARGLAYLHEKKHVHGNLKPSNILLGQDMEPKIGDFGLERLLAGDTSYNRASGSSRIFSSKRSASASAREFGPTPSPSPSSVGPVSPYCAPESLRNLKPNLKWDVFGFGVILLELLTGKIVSVDEVGIGNGLTVEDGNRALIMADVAIRSELEGKEDLLLGLFKLGYSCASQVPQKRPTMKEALVVFERFPMSSSAKSPSYRYGHY is encoded by the exons ATGAACCCTGGAAACTGGAAGTGCAAAAACGCATTGATTATAGTATTTATAAAACTCTGCATATTTTGCAGAGAGAGCAGGAAGAGAGGTTTGGTTTCGTGTGTGAGCTGTTACTCCCTTTCACATGTTCTCAGTTCTTCTTTAAGTCTCTCTTTTTAcctcttgtctctctctctctctagcgaTGCGGTTTCGTCCTCGGAAGCCATGAAAACAGAATTAGTCTCaccgatcttcttcttcttcctctcattctcttgtcttcttcttgtctCCTCAGGTTTAAACTCTGATGGAGTTCTCTTGATGAGTTTCAAATACTCTGTTCTTCTCGATCCTCTGTCTTTATTACAGTCATGGAGCTACGATCACGACAATCCCTGTTCGTGGCGAGGCGTGCTCTGCAACAACGACTTCAGAGTTATCACCTTGTCTCTCCCAAACTCCAAACTCGTCGGCTCGATTCCTTCCGATCTGGGTTTCCTCCAAAACCTCCAAAGCCTCGATCTTTCCAACAATTCGCTCAACGGGTCCTTACCGGCCGAGTTTTTCGCCGCCGGCGAGCTCCGGTTTCTCGACCTCTCAAACAACTTGTTCTCCGGCGAGATCCCTGCGACGGTCGGCGATATGCACAGCCTCCAGACGTTAAACCTCTCCGACAACATCTTGGCGGGAAAGCTACCAGCCAATCTGGCGTCTCTCGGGAGCTTAACGGAGGTTTCTCTGAAAAACAACTATTTCTCCGGCGAACTTCCCGGCGGATGGAGATCCGTTCAGTTTCTAGACATCTCCTCGAATCTGATCAACGGCTCGTTACCGCCTGATTTCTCCGGCGACAGTCTCCGGTACCTGAATGTCTCCTACAACCAAATCTCCGGCGAGATTCCTCCCGACGTCGGCGACGGTTTCCCTCGAAACGCCACCGTGGATTTCTCATTCAACAATCTAACCGGTTCAATCCCAGATTCTCCGGTTTTTTTTAACCAGAAATCAATTTCGTTTTCTGGAAACCCGGGTTTATGCGGAGCTCCGACCCGGAACCCATGTACTATTCCCTCCTCTCCAGCCGCCGTCACACCTTCGTCTACGCCTGCGCTCGCGGCCATACCGAAAACAATCGGGTCGAATCCAGAATCTGACTCGGTCGGACCGGAAAAGAACAAGTCAGATAACCGAACCGGGTTAAGACCGGGGGTTATAATCGGGATCATAGTCGGAGATATCGCCGGTATCGGGATCCTAGCTCTCGTCTTCTTCTACGTTTATAGATACAAGAAGAACAATAACATGCAGAAGAACACACAGAGTTTAGAAGCTAACGAGGTTAAAGACACAACTTCGttatcaccatcatcatcaacaactacttcttcttcctctccagAACAGTCCAATAGATTCGCCAAATGGTCATGTCTCCGTAAGAATCAAGaaacagaagaggaagaagacgaagaagaagaagaagaagagcatcAAGGGACAGGAGAGAGCAAGAAAGGGACGTTGGTGACCATCGATGGAGGAGAGAAGGAGCTTGAAGTGGAAACTCTGCTTAAAGCCTCTGCTTACATTTTAGGAGCCACCGGTTCGAGCATAATGTACAAGACAGTTCTCGAGGACGGTACGGTTCTAGCGGTTCGTCGGTTAGGTGAAAACGGTATGAGTCAACAACGCCGGTTTAAGGACTTTGAGGCACATATCCGAGCCATCGGTAAACTGGTACACCCGAATTTGGTTCGTCTACGTGGATTCTACTGGGGCACCGACGAAAAATTGGTCATTTACGATTTTGTCCCTAATGGCAGCCTCGTCAACGCACGTTACA GGAAAGGAGGGTCGTCGCCGTGTCATTTACCGTGGGAGACTCGGCTCAAGATAGCAAAAGGTTTGGCTCGTGGGCTTGCTTACCTTCACGAGAAGAAACATGTACACGGTAACTTAAAGCCTAGTAACATACTTTTGGGGCAAGACATGGAGCCCAAGATTGGTGATTTCGGTCTCGAAAGGCTTCTTGCTGGAGATACTAGCTATAACCGAGCTAGTGGGTCATCTAGGATTTTCAGTAGCAAGCGATCAGCATCAGCGTCCGCTCGTGAATTCGGGCCTACACCGAGCCCAAGTCCAAGCTCGGTTGGGCCAGTTTCTCCTTATTGCGCACCTGAGTCGCTGCGCAACCTCAAGCCGAACCTGAAATGGGATGTTTTCGGGTTCGGTGTGATCCTCCTAGAGCTTCTCACAGGGAAAATCGTGTCTGTAGATGAGGTCGGGATTGGAAATGGACTGACGGTAGAAGATGGCAACCGTGCGCTGATCATGGCTGATGTGGCGATCCGCTCCGAGTTGGAAGGCAAAGAAGACTTGTTACTTGGTCTATTCAAGTTGGGTTATAGTTGTGCATCTCAAGTTCCACAAAAGAGACCGACCATGAAGGAGGCTTTAGTAGTCTTTGAGAGATTCCCTATGAGTTCTTCGGCTAAGTCTCCATCGTACCGTTACGGACACTATTAA